CATCGGCGTGCGGCATCACGGTGACGAACACGGCCAAGTCGCCGTCGACGGCCACGGCGTGCTGGGCCCTCGGCAAGTCGATTTCCACCAACGAGGCGCCGATCGTAGTCACCAGGAAAAAGATGTTCATCATGAACACGAGGTCAATCATCGCTGTGATGTCGAAATGCGCGTCGTCGTGCAAGGGCTTGCGTTTCAACAGCGCATCGAGCTGGCTGTGCTCGTAAAACTCGTGGCGTTCGTGCAG
The window above is part of the Planctomycetia bacterium genome. Proteins encoded here:
- a CDS encoding biopolymer transporter ExbD — encoded protein: MLHERHEFYEHSQLDALLKRKPLHDDAHFDITAMIDLVFMMNIFFLVTTIGASLVEIDLPRAQHAVAVDGDLAVFVTVMPHADGDAVSVYLADGVQGEAITDALVQEDRIRAAVALGRSEGKTAVVFKAEKDVRLREMARLTSAAVAEGMQLNLAVVEKE